A window of Clostridium botulinum BKT015925 contains these coding sequences:
- a CDS encoding helix-turn-helix domain-containing protein produces MLNGKKIREFRLSLGYTAKDIESLTKNPKYKTSISKSYLEELERGDKNNPSLQKVVVLASILRCKIDDLILNSDAYM; encoded by the coding sequence ATGTTAAATGGTAAAAAGATCAGGGAGTTTAGATTAAGTTTAGGTTACACTGCAAAGGATATAGAAAGTCTAACTAAGAATCCTAAATATAAAACGTCTATTTCTAAATCCTATTTAGAAGAATTGGAAAGAGGGGATAAAAATAATCCAAGTCTTCAAAAAGTAGTTGTTCTCGCTAGTATTTTAAGATGTAAAATTGATGATTTGATATTAAATTCAGATGCATATATGTAA
- a CDS encoding DEAD/DEAH box helicase, with protein sequence MEKIKFEDLPISDEIKRAIADMGFEAPSPIQEKAIPFILSGKDIIGQAQTGTGKTAAFGIPALDTIDLNNKSLQIMVLCPTRELAIQATQEVHKLGKYKKDISVLAVYGGQPIDRQIKALKRGVQIIIGTPGRVIDHIRRKTLKTDNIKMIVLDEADEMLDMGFRDDIETIIQEIPQNRQTILFSATMAKAIIELSKKYQNNAEFIKVVHKQLTVPNIEQRYLEVKENNKLEVLSRLIDMRNPKLSVIFCNTKKRVDEVVSQLQARGYFAEGLHGDMKQPQRDRVMNKFRNGTIEILVATDVAARGIDVDDVEAVFNYDLPQDEEYYVHRIGRTGRAGRSGIAFTFVAGKAIRKLRDIERYTKTKVKRAEIPSASDVEEFKANTFLEKVKNTIEEGHLGKYIDYIENLLDEDYATIDIAAALLKMSLGEEKKEEILNISDDIGDTGAEPGMVRLFINIGRNNKVQARDVIGAIAGETGIAGKVIGKIDIYDKFTFVEVPKENAKEVLEIMKNNTIKGKKINIEPANAR encoded by the coding sequence ATGGAAAAAATTAAGTTTGAAGATTTACCAATATCAGATGAAATAAAAAGAGCAATTGCGGATATGGGATTTGAGGCTCCATCTCCAATTCAAGAAAAAGCAATTCCTTTTATATTAAGCGGAAAAGATATAATTGGTCAGGCACAAACAGGAACAGGAAAGACAGCTGCTTTCGGAATACCAGCTTTAGATACGATAGATTTAAATAATAAAAGTTTACAAATCATGGTTTTGTGTCCTACAAGAGAGTTAGCAATTCAAGCTACACAAGAAGTACATAAGCTTGGAAAATATAAAAAGGATATAAGTGTTCTTGCTGTATATGGAGGGCAACCTATAGATCGTCAAATTAAAGCTTTAAAAAGAGGTGTTCAAATAATAATAGGAACTCCAGGACGTGTAATAGATCATATAAGACGTAAGACTTTAAAAACTGACAATATAAAGATGATAGTCCTAGATGAAGCTGATGAAATGCTTGATATGGGATTTAGAGATGATATAGAAACGATAATACAAGAAATTCCACAAAACAGACAAACCATACTATTCTCAGCTACAATGGCAAAAGCAATAATAGAACTAAGCAAAAAATATCAAAATAATGCAGAATTCATAAAAGTAGTTCACAAACAATTAACAGTTCCTAATATAGAGCAAAGATATTTAGAAGTAAAAGAAAACAATAAACTTGAAGTATTATCAAGATTAATAGATATGAGAAATCCAAAATTATCTGTAATTTTCTGTAATACAAAAAAGAGAGTTGATGAAGTAGTATCACAACTTCAAGCAAGAGGATATTTTGCAGAAGGTCTTCATGGAGATATGAAACAACCTCAAAGAGATAGAGTAATGAACAAGTTTAGAAATGGAACTATTGAAATATTAGTAGCAACTGATGTAGCTGCAAGAGGAATCGATGTTGATGATGTTGAAGCTGTTTTCAATTATGATTTACCTCAAGATGAAGAATATTATGTTCATAGAATTGGTAGAACAGGAAGAGCTGGAAGATCAGGGATTGCATTTACATTTGTTGCGGGAAAAGCAATTCGTAAATTAAGAGATATTGAAAGATATACTAAGACAAAAGTTAAACGTGCAGAAATACCTTCAGCAAGTGATGTAGAAGAATTTAAAGCAAATACATTTTTAGAAAAAGTAAAAAATACTATAGAAGAAGGACATTTAGGAAAGTATATAGACTATATAGAAAATCTTCTTGATGAGGATTATGCAACTATAGATATAGCGGCAGCACTATTAAAGATGTCTTTAGGAGAAGAGAAGAAAGAAGAAATCCTAAATATTAGTGATGACATTGGAGATACAGGTGCAGAGCCAGGAATGGTTAGATTGTTTATAAATATAGGACGTAACAATAAAGTTCAAGCTAGAGATGTTATCGGAGCTATTGCAGGAGAAACAGGTATTGCAGGAAAAGTAATTGGTAAAATAGATATTTATGATAAGTTTACTTTTGTAGAAGTTCCAAAAGAAAATGCTAAAGAAGTTTTAGAGATAATGAAGAATAACACAATAAAAGGTAAAAAGATTAATATAGAACCTGCTAATGCAAGATAG
- a CDS encoding HD-GYP domain-containing protein, with translation MRKVSISQINDGQILAKAVYDASGRMLLAAGTNLKPGYKMRLNNIGVFSVFIDDEFSKDIEIDDMLSEKTREETKSILKNGLRKFISNKHCSSNEILKAADTIIEDILSHEKVIINISDIKSKDQHLYEHCTSVCALSIIMGIYLKYPQNKLKQMAIGALLHDIGKLLTPEDIILKLQNNTLSDEEFEIFKSHPIDGYEILNTNADISYISKAIILMHHEYCDGTGFPLGLTEDKLHETVKIVSICDTFDNLISDFSGCKKMEVYKALEYLIAMSETLFDKTLVNAFIKNIAAYPCGTIVKLNTNDYAIVLKQNTSFPLRPIVNIILDQNKNKLDLPKQLDLSKENTVFIVDTIDTI, from the coding sequence ATGAGAAAAGTATCTATTTCACAAATAAATGATGGACAAATATTGGCTAAAGCGGTTTATGATGCTTCTGGTAGAATGCTCCTTGCCGCAGGTACTAACTTAAAGCCAGGATATAAGATGAGACTAAATAATATAGGAGTATTTTCTGTTTTTATCGATGATGAATTTTCTAAAGATATTGAAATAGACGACATGCTTTCAGAAAAGACCCGTGAAGAAACTAAATCAATTTTAAAAAATGGATTAAGAAAATTCATAAGTAATAAGCACTGTTCTAGCAATGAAATATTGAAAGCAGCTGATACAATTATCGAAGATATATTGTCTCATGAAAAAGTTATAATTAATATTTCGGATATAAAATCTAAAGATCAGCATCTTTATGAGCATTGCACAAGCGTCTGCGCATTGTCTATAATAATGGGAATATATTTAAAATATCCTCAAAATAAACTTAAACAAATGGCAATTGGAGCACTATTACACGATATTGGTAAACTCCTAACCCCTGAGGATATAATCTTAAAACTTCAAAATAATACTCTATCTGATGAGGAATTTGAAATATTTAAATCGCATCCTATAGATGGATATGAAATTTTGAACACAAACGCCGATATAAGCTACATATCTAAAGCAATTATACTTATGCATCATGAATATTGTGATGGAACTGGTTTCCCTTTAGGATTGACTGAAGATAAGTTGCATGAAACAGTGAAAATTGTATCTATATGCGATACCTTCGATAATTTAATATCTGATTTTAGTGGTTGTAAAAAAATGGAGGTTTACAAAGCATTAGAATATTTAATAGCTATGAGTGAAACTTTATTTGATAAAACATTAGTAAATGCATTCATTAAAAATATAGCTGCTTATCCTTGTGGTACAATTGTTAAATTAAATACCAATGATTATGCTATTGTTTTAAAGCAAAACACTTCTTTTCCTTTAAGACCAATAGTAAATATAATACTAGACCAAAACAAAAATAAATTAGATTTACCTAAGCAATTAGATTTATCTAAAGAAAATACCGTATTTATTGTTGATACAATAGATACTATTTAA